A genomic window from Salvelinus alpinus chromosome 10, SLU_Salpinus.1, whole genome shotgun sequence includes:
- the LOC139531521 gene encoding chondrolectin-like isoform X1, translating into MESSMTRAEQNIMTVLWGVMVMASCGHSARIVSGQTVCQGGAEHPCYKMAYFRDMTSRVAFWEARQACEMDGGSLLSIENAAEQRHIEHLLQELRTSSTGVGTETGAGAGTGNGGIADGDFWIGLTRTDGENTQDQDHFASCPDLYRWTDGSVSQFRKWYFDEPSCGGEACVVMYHQPTALHGLGGAYMYQWNDDRCNMKHNFICKYEPESHLVKEQGDRPGARDPDVTVAQTIEVKQAGPSEEDGAPHVVIAGPGETSGGMFLVYVIIPTIPLLLLILVASGTCCFQMFSKSKPGTKTSINQSTLWISKTPKTDSMEV; encoded by the exons ATGGAATCCTCGATGACGCGCGCAGAGCAGAATATCATGACAGTTCTATGGGGAGTGATGGTCATGGCCTCCTGCGGCCATAGCGCACGAATTGTCAGTG GTCAGACGGTGTGTCAGGGAGGGGCGGAGCATCCATGCTACAAGATGGCCTACTTCCGGGACATGACCAGCCGCGTTGCATTCTGGGAGGCCAGGCAGGCATGTGAGATGGACGGCGGGTCCCTGCTGAGCATAGAGAATGCTGCCGAGCAGAGACACATAGAGCACCTGCTacaa GAGCTTCGGACCTCCTCAACAGGAGTGGGAACAGAAACAGGGGCTGGAGCAGGTACCGGTAACGGAGGAATAGCAGACGGTGATTTCTGGATCGGGCTGACAAGGACAGATGGAGAGAACACACAGGATCAAGATCACTTCGCCTCCTGTCCCGACCTCTACCGCTGGACGGATGGGAGTGTGTCAcagttcag GAAGTGGTATTTTGACGAGCCGTCGTGCGGAGGGGAGGCGTGTGTAGTGATGTACCACCAGCCCACAGCTCTCCACGGGCTGGGCGGGGCCTACATGTACCAGTGGAACGACGACAGGTGCAACATGAAGCACAACTTCATCTGCAAGTACGAACCAG AGAGCCATCTGGTGAAGGAGCAGGGGGACAGGCCTGGAGCTCGTGACCCAG atGTGACGGTGGCACAGACAATAGAGGTCAAACAGGCTGGTCCCAGTGAGGAGGATGGCGCCCCACACGTAGTCATAGCCGGACCAGGTGAGACAAGTGGAG GGATGTTTCTGGTCTATGTGATCATCCCCACCATCCCTCTGCTGCTGCTCATCCTGGTGGCTTCTGGGACTTGCTGTTTCCAGATGTTCAGCAAGAG CAAACCGGGGACCAAAACCAGCATTAACCAATCAACACTCTGGATATCCAAGACCCCTAAGACGGACAGCATGGAAGTATGA
- the LOC139531521 gene encoding chondrolectin-like isoform X2 produces MESSMTRAEQNIMTVLWGVMVMASCGHSARIVSGQTVCQGGAEHPCYKMAYFRDMTSRVAFWEARQACEMDGGSLLSIENAAEQRHIEHLLQELRTSSTGVGTETGAGAGTGNGGIADGDFWIGLTRTDGENTQDQDHFASCPDLYRWTDGSVSQFRKWYFDEPSCGGEACVVMYHQPTALHGLGGAYMYQWNDDRCNMKHNFICKYEPESHLVKEQGDRPGARDPDVTVAQTIEVKQAGPSEEDGAPHVVIAGPGMFLVYVIIPTIPLLLLILVASGTCCFQMFSKSKPGTKTSINQSTLWISKTPKTDSMEV; encoded by the exons ATGGAATCCTCGATGACGCGCGCAGAGCAGAATATCATGACAGTTCTATGGGGAGTGATGGTCATGGCCTCCTGCGGCCATAGCGCACGAATTGTCAGTG GTCAGACGGTGTGTCAGGGAGGGGCGGAGCATCCATGCTACAAGATGGCCTACTTCCGGGACATGACCAGCCGCGTTGCATTCTGGGAGGCCAGGCAGGCATGTGAGATGGACGGCGGGTCCCTGCTGAGCATAGAGAATGCTGCCGAGCAGAGACACATAGAGCACCTGCTacaa GAGCTTCGGACCTCCTCAACAGGAGTGGGAACAGAAACAGGGGCTGGAGCAGGTACCGGTAACGGAGGAATAGCAGACGGTGATTTCTGGATCGGGCTGACAAGGACAGATGGAGAGAACACACAGGATCAAGATCACTTCGCCTCCTGTCCCGACCTCTACCGCTGGACGGATGGGAGTGTGTCAcagttcag GAAGTGGTATTTTGACGAGCCGTCGTGCGGAGGGGAGGCGTGTGTAGTGATGTACCACCAGCCCACAGCTCTCCACGGGCTGGGCGGGGCCTACATGTACCAGTGGAACGACGACAGGTGCAACATGAAGCACAACTTCATCTGCAAGTACGAACCAG AGAGCCATCTGGTGAAGGAGCAGGGGGACAGGCCTGGAGCTCGTGACCCAG atGTGACGGTGGCACAGACAATAGAGGTCAAACAGGCTGGTCCCAGTGAGGAGGATGGCGCCCCACACGTAGTCATAGCCGGACCAG GGATGTTTCTGGTCTATGTGATCATCCCCACCATCCCTCTGCTGCTGCTCATCCTGGTGGCTTCTGGGACTTGCTGTTTCCAGATGTTCAGCAAGAG CAAACCGGGGACCAAAACCAGCATTAACCAATCAACACTCTGGATATCCAAGACCCCTAAGACGGACAGCATGGAAGTATGA